ACGCTGTCACCTCTGGTGCTGTTCGGATCCTTCTGATCGTCGATTCATTGTTGAGGGAAAATTATATGGAGGACATCATCAAGAAAGTCGAGGAGGCACGGGGCACTGTCGTGATCGTCAGCGAGCATCATGAGGCAGGTAAGAAACTCAAGGGACTCGGCGGAATCGCGGCCCTTCTGCGATTTAAAATTGAATGATATTTAGAATTGAATGATTCTTTATTTCCATAAACAACCCCATATCAAGATGTTAATTTTAAATCGTTTCAATCATTCAGGGCAACATTATTATATGATTTTTCTATTAGCATAGAAACGAATGACAGTCCCTGTTGTAGTGCAATTGCCCTGATTTCTGGGCATTCAAGTTGCGCTGGAGGGATCTTGTCCATAAATGGACTATTTGCTTGAATATATGTCGAATAACTATCAAATTGGGTAAATATTTGAACAATAGTGCGGAAAGAACTATCTATATGTTGTTCGATGACCCTGCCATTTGCTCCCTGACTGCAAATTACAAGAATCGAAATCAAAGAGGCATGTGAGATGATGAAGGATAAGCAATTGGTCATTGCCAAATTGAGCAAGAGTCCGATCAATATCTGTGACACCACCCTGAGGGATGGAGAACAGGCTGCAGGCATCGTCTTTGCGAATATCGAGAAAATTAGAATTGCAAAGCTGCTTGACGAGATCGGTGTCCAGCAAATCGAAGCCGGAATTCCAGCAATGGGTGGTGATGAGAAAAAGTGCGTCAAGAAAATCGCGCAACTTGGCCTCAATGCGTCTGTTTTGGGTTGGAATCGGGCAAACATCGAAGACATTTCGCACAGCATCGATTGCGATGTTGATGCGGTTGCGATCTCCATGTCCTCTTCCGATATTCATATTGAACACAAACTGAGAAAAACTAGGGAGTGGGTTATCGAGCGATTAGTTGAATCAATCGAGTATGCGAAATCTCATGGTCTCTATATCTCGGCAAATGCTGAAGACGCTTCCCGTGCGGATAAGGAGTTTCTCATTCAATTTGCCAAAGCAGCCGAGGATGCTGGCGCGGACAGGCTCCGTTATTGCGATACGCTGGGGATTCTGGAGCCCCGCGGGACTTTCGATGCGATTGCCTCACTTATCAAAGAAGTCGATCTGGAAATCGAGATGCACACACATAACGACTTCGGTATGGCGACGGCTAATGCCATCGCTGGCGTTCAGGCTGGTGCAACCTTCGTAAGTACAACGGTTCTTGGTATCGGGGAAAGGACTGGAAACGCTCCACTTGAAGAAATCGTTATGGCGGCGAAGCATTTGCTGAAGATCGATACGGGCATCGAGACACAGCGATTCCGCGAGATCGCAGAGTACGTGGCGCGAGCAGCTGGTAGAACAATACCTGATTGGAAACCCATCGTTGGTTCGAACTGCTTCGCGCATGAAGCGGGAATTCACACCGATGGTGTGATGAAGTATCTCAGCAATTATGAGCCCTACTCCCCCGAAGAAGTCGGAATGACTAGGAAGATCATCATCGGCAAGCATTCGGGGCGGCACACGATTATTCAGGTTCTTAAGTCTAAGGGCATTGAGATCGATGAGAAGACGGCAACCGACCTCCTAGAACTTGTGAGGGCGACATCGATCAGCCTGAAGCGGAGCCTTTCTGAAAACGAGCTTGTTTATATTTATCAGGATTACAAGGCTGGCATGTTCGAAAAGACATAAAGGTGAAGATGATGGGAACGATTTCGGAGAATATCATATCAAATCATATTGGTGCACAGGTTGAAGCTGGCGACATCGTCGTGGTGCCAGTTGATTTTATTATGAGCCAGGATGGAACCACTGCGTTGACAATACAGGCATTCGAGAAAATGGGTGGGAAATCCGTCTATGCGCCAGATCGATACGCGATCGTCATCGATCATAATGCGCCATCACCGGTCGAAGGTGTATCGAATATACACAAAGAAATGAGGCGCTTCGCTTCGCAACACGGCACAATTCTCTATGATGTGGGCGAGGGTGTATGCCATCAGTTGATGCCAGAAAAGGGCCATGCTCTGCCAGGCAGCATTGTCATCGGTGCCGATTCCCACACTTGTACTTATGGTGCACTTAACGCCTTTGCAACAGGGATGGGTTCAACGGATGTTGCTGCAGCACTCATCAGTGGGAAAACGTGGTTGAAGGTGCCCTCAACGATTAAACTCATCTACAACGGCATTCTGCAGCCAGGTGTTTTTTCGAAAGACGTCGCGTTATATATGGTCGGATCGTTGACCGCTGATGGTGCGACATACAAGGCGCTGGAAATCTATGGAGAGGTCATCGACGCTTTGTCCGTCGAAGCGCGAATGACAATAGCTAATATGGCTGTTGAGACAGGTGCGAAGGTCGGACTGATGCGATGCGATGGAAAGGTCGTTGATTATCTCAGGGGTCGGACATCTAAGATGATCAAAGGAGTCGAAGCGACGGATGACGCAGTGTATGAAAAAGTGATTAAAGAGGATCTTTCTAAACTTCCACCGCAGGTTGCGAAGCCGCATCAGGTCGATCAGGTTGTGCCAGTTGATGATGTTCTTGGCGTCGAGATCAATGAGGTTTTCATCGGAACATGTACAAATGGACGGCTCGAAGACCTGCGCATCGCAGCTAGAATTCTCGATGGCAAGAAGGTGGCGAACCGAACAAGGTTGATCGTCGCACCAGCCTCAAGAGAGATTTATTTGAAGGCGTTGGAAGAGGGAATTCTTGCAAAGATCGTGAAGGCTGGAGGGGTCATCCTTACGCCTGGTTGCGGCCCGTGTGTCGGCACTGGTGGTGGTATACCAGCTGACGGCGAAAACGTTCTTTCGACAGCAAACCGCAATTTCAAGGGACGCATGGGCAATTCGAAGGCGTTCATCTATCTGGCGAGTCCTGCAACGGCTGCCTATTCGGCGATCAACGGCGTGATTTCTGATCCTAGAGAGGTGTTTCAATGAATCTGCTGAGGGGAAGAGCCCATCGATTTGGAGACAACATTAACACCGATTATATCATTTCGGGGAAGTACAAGTTTAAGACTTTAGACATAAACGAAATGGCTAAGCATGTGATGGAGGATCTGAGACCTGGATTTTATGATGAAATCGAACACGGCGATTTTATCGTCGCAGGGCGGAATTTCGGATGCGGGTCAAGCAGAGAACAAGCGCCGCTCGTTTTGCAAGCCGCGGGTATCGGAGCTGTCATTGCCGAATCTTTCGCAAGGGTTTTCTATCGAAACTGCATTAATGTTGGTTTGCCAGTATTGGAATGTGACACCTCGAGTATCGAGGATGGCGACGAGCTCCAGGTGGATCTTAGGAAGGGGTTGATCAGGATCGTTGCAAAGGGAACGATCATCAAGGCGAAGCCTCTTCCCGCCGTGATGGTCAGGATCCTTGAAGATGGCGGGCTCGTCGAGCATTTCAGGAAGCATGGCGGATTCAAAATCAATGAAGAGGGATAAGATGAGAAAAGTTGTACTTGTTCCAGGTGATGGCATCGGCCCCGAAATTACAGATGCCGCAGTGAAGGTTGTCGAGGCAAGCGGCGCGAAGATCCAATGGGAAAAGGTTGAGGCCGGTGCGAAGGTCATGCAGGAGATCGGGAGACCGATACCGCCGAGATTCTTTGAATGGGCAATCGAGACGGGCGTTGTTCTCAAGGGGCCAGTCACAACTCCAATTGGATCTGGCTTCAAGAGCGTGAATGTAACAATCCGACAGCGCCTCAACCTCTTTGCGAACGTGAGGCTTGTCAAATCGATTCCAGGCGTCAAGGCACTCCACAGCAATGTCGATATTGTCATCGTGAGAGAGAATACGGAAGGTCTCTACTCTGGCGTGGAGAGAGAATCGAGTTATGGTGCGGTAGAGAGTGTTAAGATCACTTCTGCCGAGGCAAGTAAACGCATCGCGAAGTTTGCTTTCGAATATGCCCTTGCGAACGACAGAAAAGAAGTGGTAGCGGTTCACAAGGCAAATATTTTGAAGAAGGGTGATGGTCTTTTCTTAAGATGCGTTGGCGAGATCGCGTCCGGCTATCCAAGCATTAAATTCAGAGACATGCTCGTTGATAATGCCGCATTCCAGCTCGTCACAAATCCCTCACAGTTCGACGTGATCGTGACGCAAAATCTCTATGGAGATATACTCTCAGAGCTGTGTGGCGGTCTCATCGGCGGACTCGCGCTCATGCCGGGGGCTAATTTCGGCGAGAACATCGGCATGTTTGAAGCAGCTCATGGAAGCGCACCCGATCTTGCTGGAAAGGGTATCGCGAACCCTACTGGCATCATCCTGTCTGCTGCGTGGATGCTCGATTATATCGGCATGAAAAGTGAGGCTGATAAGATTAGGAATGCAATTTATAAGGTGCTTGGAGAAGGGAAGGTGTTGACACCTGACATGGGTGGAAGTGCAACAACCGAGCAATTTACGGAAGCGGTGATCGCCGCTTTGGGATAATTTTTGGCATTATTTCGTCTTTAAAGGATCTTTCCTTTTCATGTTCTCTCTAATAATATCCAATTCTTTCTCTTCAGCGAAATTTCCTTTCAGTTGCGCTGTTAATTTTTTTTAAAGATGATATTGAGATTATCTATCGGGAATCTAGAAATTTCAGCAGGTCTTCAGTTGGCTTTAGAGATCCTTTTCATCACTAACCAATGGATGTCAATAGGATACCTATCCAAACTCATATTCTTCCGTATGAATGTTGTATTGATCCGGACGGGTTTATTAACTATTGAATTCGGTCGTATTTTTAAATCAAATTGCGTACGCTTTTCCACTATTCTTTTCATTAACGAGATTAATCAATAAACGAGAGTCCCGTAATCATCTAAGATAGATTTTCACTATTCGGTCTAGAACTTCCCGAATCTTTCCCTTGTAGCGTCACGGATCGAACACCGGTCTGGCGCCTCTCCATCAATCGTATAGCCACGGGCATCGCATATGTATACATCGTCTAGCCTGACGTCCTTCCCGTTTTCGACCGCCTGCTTTGTATTCTGATACATGCCTGTATGTATTTTCTCGGCCACGAGAGCCACACGTTCGTTCTCTGAGCAGCTCTCTCTTCCTGGCGTTTCGCTACTGCAGTGAACGCGGGTTACATTTCCTCGACTTCATAATACGCGCCGCCGATCCCATCTGGAGATTGTCTACCGATCCACGTATCAGTCCGAGCGCCATAATTTAGACAAAGAATCATTGAATTCTTGGAAGAGGATGTAAGTCTTCCATTGACGGAAATTGCACGGAATCTGAAGCTAAATGAATCGACAATCATAAAAAGAGTTGTGAATCTGCAGAAGAAAGGAATCATCAAAAAATTCACTATTGTTATTGATCCTTCAAAGATCGGCTACAATACAGTCTCAATCATCAGCATTGACGTTGATCCTTCGAAATTGCTCGAGGTTGCGCAGAAGCTCTGCGAAATCAAAGAAGCGAGATATGTCGCTACGTCCACTGGCGATCACATGATTATGGTTGAAATATGGACGAGGGACTGAAAGGAACTCGCTAAACTCATAACCGAGAAGATCGGGACGATCGATGCTGTCAGAAAGATATGCCCATCGATTATCCTAGAAAAAATGAAGGATTAAGAAATGAGGATCAAAAGGATCTTCCGCGTTTTTTAGTCTGGACTCCTCATAGCACCGTTGATTGCGATTTCAGCGATGTCCATCGAGTACATGATTGTTCTTGTGATGCTATCGATGACTGTCGTTTTAGCGATGAGTTCAATCGGAATCGACGAATCGATACGAGCCCGCATCCTTTCGCAGGTTTCAACGAGTACATTTCCGCGATCGATGACTTCATTCGCTGTCCTTATGTTCTTTAAAAAGAGTGCCTCGACCGCCCTATCAAAAATCTCGATCGCAGCATTGCTAGCGTTTCCGATTTCTAAGTATTCTTTCATTTCAATATCGGAATCGGCCAGAAGTAGAGTGTTCCTCGCGATTTTCTCTGCGTGATCGCCTATTCTTTCGATCCCCCGTGCAGAGACCGCATAGTCCATACCGTCATAGACGTTGATATTCATTTTCTCCGCGAGGTAGCGATCTTTAAGGATGAGATTGTACTGCTTGATGACCATCCAATACAGTCTGTCGATCTCCGTATCCCGATCAATAACGTCTCTCGCAAGATCGGCATCACTTTCTTCAAGAGATCTCATTGCATCGATGTGCATCGACTTCGCGATGAGATGCATGCGTCTCACGCATTTCTGCTGGGGTAACTCCATGGGATCGGATAGATCATGCAATAATACTGAATTACTCGTTTCTTCGATGACCTCGGGACCAATGACCATCTTTGAAAAATCCTTCACCGTTCTCTTGAGATCGAGATCAAATCGATCCTTAGCTCTCACTTCAATGATATCGTACCCCGCGAGATACGCCGCAACGAGCTTTCTAGTGAGATGTTCTTTCGCTTCACTATCAATTTGGATGATCTTCTTTGTTGATTCTTCCTCCCTTTCAGTGCTCGGACTGATGTGCAGTGTACCATCATTCATGATGCGAACGATCACAGGATCGCCTGGTTTGAGACGATGCTCGGAAATCCAAATTTTGGGAAGTGAGATCGTCATTGTGGAGACACCAGTCTTCTGAATTTTTCTCACATTCATTCTCATCAACCTCGCCGATATGATATCCAAAGTGAAATGATTCGCCTTACCTATGTAAGTATTGCATAGGTTTCTCTATTCAGAATATATATCTATATATTCTTTTCGTCCAAATATATTCTAATTCTGAAAAATACATAAGAGCCCGCCATAATCTGAGATTCCGTGGAATCGTGTTGCGGTTGCAGTGTAGAACAAGAATCTTGTAATTTGAAGCATGGATCGAACAAACTTTCTCGAGAGATCTTTTGCAATCTGGGATACGCCGTACACGATAAAGCACAAGGGAGTGATTTGGATGATTAAGAGGGGATTGATTGGAATCGGAATAATTCTGGTCGTTATCGTTGTGGGATTGGTTGCCGCCCTTGTCATGAACGGCGGCGAGAAACCCGTGACGATCAAACAGAAAGGATCGGACACGATGCTTGAACTGTGTCAGGTGTGGGCGGAACGCTTCCACAAAGACCACGAGAGCATTTCAGTCATCGTTTCAGGAGGAGGGAGCGGTACAGGTATTACAGCGTTGATATCGAAAAACATCGACGTGGCACAAGCATCCAGGCAAATTAAGCAGAGCGAAATCGATCAGGCAATTGCAGCTGGAGTGACACCCGTTGAATTCCGGGTCGCCATCGATGGTATCGCCATCATTGTGCACCAGTCAAATCCAATAACGGAATTGACGCTGGATCAGTTGCGCGGGATATTCAACGGCACATACACGAACTGGAAACAGCTCGGTGGACCTGATCGAGTGATTGTTACGTATGGAAGGCAGAGCACTTCTGGAACCTATGTGTTCTTTCAGGAACATGTGCTGAAGAATGAGGACTACAGAACAGATATGCAGCAATTGACAGGGAATTCGGCGATAGTTAGTGCAGT
This region of Methanomassiliicoccales archaeon genomic DNA includes:
- a CDS encoding phosphate uptake regulator PhoU, whose translation is MRMNVRKIQKTGVSTMTISLPKIWISEHRLKPGDPVIVRIMNDGTLHISPSTEREEESTKKIIQIDSEAKEHLTRKLVAAYLAGYDIIEVRAKDRFDLDLKRTVKDFSKMVIGPEVIEETSNSVLLHDLSDPMELPQQKCVRRMHLIAKSMHIDAMRSLEESDADLARDVIDRDTEIDRLYWMVIKQYNLILKDRYLAEKMNINVYDGMDYAVSARGIERIGDHAEKIARNTLLLADSDIEMKEYLEIGNASNAAIEIFDRAVEALFLKNIRTANEVIDRGNVLVETCERMRARIDSSIPIELIAKTTVIDSITRTIMYSMDIAEIAINGAMRSPD
- a CDS encoding 3-isopropylmalate dehydratase small subunit, whose amino-acid sequence is MNLLRGRAHRFGDNINTDYIISGKYKFKTLDINEMAKHVMEDLRPGFYDEIEHGDFIVAGRNFGCGSSREQAPLVLQAAGIGAVIAESFARVFYRNCINVGLPVLECDTSSIEDGDELQVDLRKGLIRIVAKGTIIKAKPLPAVMVRILEDGGLVEHFRKHGGFKINEEG
- a CDS encoding rubrerythrin family protein; the encoded protein is MAEKIHTGMYQNTKQAVENGKDVRLDDVYICDARGYTIDGEAPDRCSIRDATRERFGKF
- a CDS encoding isocitrate/isopropylmalate dehydrogenase family protein, producing the protein MKRDKMRKVVLVPGDGIGPEITDAAVKVVEASGAKIQWEKVEAGAKVMQEIGRPIPPRFFEWAIETGVVLKGPVTTPIGSGFKSVNVTIRQRLNLFANVRLVKSIPGVKALHSNVDIVIVRENTEGLYSGVERESSYGAVESVKITSAEASKRIAKFAFEYALANDRKEVVAVHKANILKKGDGLFLRCVGEIASGYPSIKFRDMLVDNAAFQLVTNPSQFDVIVTQNLYGDILSELCGGLIGGLALMPGANFGENIGMFEAAHGSAPDLAGKGIANPTGIILSAAWMLDYIGMKSEADKIRNAIYKVLGEGKVLTPDMGGSATTEQFTEAVIAALG
- the nifV gene encoding homocitrate synthase produces the protein MKDKQLVIAKLSKSPINICDTTLRDGEQAAGIVFANIEKIRIAKLLDEIGVQQIEAGIPAMGGDEKKCVKKIAQLGLNASVLGWNRANIEDISHSIDCDVDAVAISMSSSDIHIEHKLRKTREWVIERLVESIEYAKSHGLYISANAEDASRADKEFLIQFAKAAEDAGADRLRYCDTLGILEPRGTFDAIASLIKEVDLEIEMHTHNDFGMATANAIAGVQAGATFVSTTVLGIGERTGNAPLEEIVMAAKHLLKIDTGIETQRFREIAEYVARAAGRTIPDWKPIVGSNCFAHEAGIHTDGVMKYLSNYEPYSPEEVGMTRKIIIGKHSGRHTIIQVLKSKGIEIDEKTATDLLELVRATSISLKRSLSENELVYIYQDYKAGMFEKT
- a CDS encoding PstS family phosphate ABC transporter substrate-binding protein, producing MDRTNFLERSFAIWDTPYTIKHKGVIWMIKRGLIGIGIILVVIVVGLVAALVMNGGEKPVTIKQKGSDTMLELCQVWAERFHKDHESISVIVSGGGSGTGITALISKNIDVAQASRQIKQSEIDQAIAAGVTPVEFRVAIDGIAIIVHQSNPITELTLDQLRGIFNGTYTNWKQLGGPDRVIVTYGRQSTSGTYVFFQEHVLKNEDYRTDMQQLTGNSAIVSAVSSDLGGIGYVGIGYAEKASGIKVLELKNDESSQGYSPLDKSAVLSGDYILARYLYLYTNGAPIGPVKEYISWILTDGQPIAEEIGFYALPAEVVAEELSKLG
- a CDS encoding 3-isopropylmalate dehydratase large subunit; its protein translation is MMGTISENIISNHIGAQVEAGDIVVVPVDFIMSQDGTTALTIQAFEKMGGKSVYAPDRYAIVIDHNAPSPVEGVSNIHKEMRRFASQHGTILYDVGEGVCHQLMPEKGHALPGSIVIGADSHTCTYGALNAFATGMGSTDVAAALISGKTWLKVPSTIKLIYNGILQPGVFSKDVALYMVGSLTADGATYKALEIYGEVIDALSVEARMTIANMAVETGAKVGLMRCDGKVVDYLRGRTSKMIKGVEATDDAVYEKVIKEDLSKLPPQVAKPHQVDQVVPVDDVLGVEINEVFIGTCTNGRLEDLRIAARILDGKKVANRTRLIVAPASREIYLKALEEGILAKIVKAGGVILTPGCGPCVGTGGGIPADGENVLSTANRNFKGRMGNSKAFIYLASPATAAYSAINGVISDPREVFQ